From Streptomyces yatensis, one genomic window encodes:
- a CDS encoding phage tail protein: MTCTPHPATFRLLDAYVGWDEPAGGEPGVDGIVGFDDPAGLRLAHQGADPEGPIRDQLLPWFPDPRLAPGCGPCGWYLLVPGERRLLRRDGCGGAFTPVWPPDRDPGPLREPVSVAARGHRLAMVESDRVLVWRREGEQLAGVIRAERPRWAALGPGDDILVACQGGTDLRRYDSTGGFRGVLRTGAPGEVIGLRTGPERTVWLLTDDGGRLGIHRGGHGRPFRPATVDELAAALPPSALTSADEDGFCLGEKGPEGPETRCFTWQGLPRDPAPPATDTYLTSGSYLTTLIDSGISRCRWHRVRVDAEVPAGTAAAVEIVVSEDGRYEESDWQASAAGATDFLVDQPPGRFLRLRLRLSGDGGSTPVVRRIRLDFPRVTSADLLPPAFREDPAADDFTERFLSLFDATLDQLDRVIERYPSLLDPAGVPDQALPWLAGLLGLSFEAGWDARTRRALLAAAPELYRRRGTPWALREAVRIVFGVTPVVDELATDRRWAWLGAAQRGDGPAQGLGAVRLFGRSASRFRVGGTAMGSAPLRAFGTPDSDPFTAHAHRFRLLLPAGSADEAALRRLVERQAPAHTVGSVRTGGAGFVVGSRSTVGVDTAFVPLPAPVLGGAHPVRLNRDGVLRPGPRGLRRGVGVGVVSAVGIQTQVS; encoded by the coding sequence ATGACGTGCACACCGCACCCCGCGACCTTCCGGCTGCTGGACGCCTATGTCGGCTGGGACGAGCCGGCCGGCGGCGAACCGGGCGTGGACGGCATCGTCGGCTTCGACGACCCGGCCGGCCTCCGGCTCGCCCACCAGGGCGCCGACCCGGAAGGCCCCATCCGCGACCAGCTGCTGCCGTGGTTCCCCGACCCCCGCCTCGCGCCCGGATGCGGACCGTGCGGCTGGTATCTGCTCGTCCCCGGCGAGCGGCGGCTGCTGCGCCGCGATGGGTGCGGCGGCGCCTTCACCCCCGTCTGGCCGCCCGACCGCGACCCCGGCCCGCTGCGTGAGCCGGTCTCCGTCGCCGCGCGCGGACACCGGCTGGCCATGGTGGAGTCCGATCGGGTCCTGGTGTGGCGCCGGGAGGGCGAGCAACTCGCCGGTGTGATCCGGGCCGAGCGGCCCCGGTGGGCCGCCCTCGGTCCCGGCGACGACATCCTGGTGGCCTGTCAGGGCGGCACGGACCTGCGGCGGTACGATTCGACCGGCGGCTTCCGCGGTGTGCTGCGCACCGGCGCCCCCGGCGAGGTCATCGGCCTGCGCACCGGGCCGGAGCGGACCGTATGGCTGCTCACCGACGACGGCGGACGGCTCGGGATCCACCGGGGCGGTCACGGCCGCCCCTTCCGCCCCGCCACCGTGGACGAACTGGCCGCGGCCCTGCCGCCGTCCGCGCTCACCTCGGCGGACGAGGACGGGTTCTGCCTGGGCGAGAAGGGCCCGGAGGGCCCCGAGACCCGCTGCTTCACCTGGCAGGGCCTGCCCCGGGACCCCGCGCCACCGGCCACCGACACGTATCTGACCAGCGGTTCGTACCTCACCACCCTGATCGACAGCGGCATCTCGCGGTGCCGCTGGCACCGGGTGCGTGTGGACGCCGAGGTGCCCGCCGGGACGGCGGCCGCCGTCGAGATCGTGGTGAGCGAGGACGGGCGGTACGAGGAGAGCGACTGGCAGGCGTCGGCTGCCGGCGCCACGGACTTCCTCGTCGACCAGCCGCCCGGCCGCTTCCTGCGGCTGCGGCTGCGGCTGTCGGGCGACGGCGGCTCGACTCCGGTCGTCCGCCGGATCCGGCTGGACTTCCCCCGGGTCACCAGCGCCGATCTGCTGCCGCCCGCCTTCCGCGAGGACCCCGCGGCCGACGACTTCACCGAGCGCTTCCTGTCGCTGTTCGACGCCACGCTCGACCAGCTCGACCGGGTGATCGAGCGGTATCCGTCGCTCCTGGACCCGGCCGGTGTCCCGGACCAGGCGCTGCCGTGGCTCGCCGGTCTGCTGGGCCTGTCGTTCGAGGCGGGCTGGGACGCCCGCACCCGGCGCGCGCTGCTGGCCGCGGCCCCGGAGCTGTACCGGCGCCGGGGCACGCCGTGGGCGCTGCGGGAGGCGGTGCGCATCGTGTTCGGGGTGACTCCGGTCGTCGACGAGCTGGCCACCGACCGGCGCTGGGCGTGGCTGGGCGCAGCACAGCGAGGAGACGGACCGGCCCAAGGGCTCGGCGCCGTGCGGCTGTTCGGCCGGTCGGCGAGCCGGTTCCGGGTCGGTGGCACGGCGATGGGCTCGGCGCCGCTGCGCGCGTTCGGCACGCCGGACAGCGACCCGTTCACCGCGCATGCGCATCGATTCCGGCTGCTGCTGCCCGCCGGGTCGGCGGACGAGGCGGCGCTGCGGCGGCTGGTGGAGCGGCAGGCGCCCGCGCACACGGTGGGCTCGGTACGCACCGGCGGCGCCGGGTTTGTGGTCGGTTCGCGGTCCACGGTCGGCGTGGACACCGCGTTCGTCCCGCTCCCGGCGCCCGTACTGGGCGGTGCGCACCCCGTGCGGCTGAACCGCGACGGGGTGCTCAGGCCAGGACCGAGAGGGTTGCGCCGAGGGGTGGGCGTGGGAGTCGTCTCCGCCGTCGGCATCCAGACACAAGTGTCGTGA
- a CDS encoding putative baseplate assembly protein, with product MTGDVWWEKDAREREREDGRIVPGPGPTGVQPELVDATREAVRADVRARIAGYTPDWTDPDRQDAGVALVRLFGTQAEPVLGRVNRLPEKVLAEHLATAGVRRRPAGAAAALLEFTVNPPDGASVLVPAGFQSAASTPAGQVVYETDQDLYATPATLADLAVQEAGTLQALPLGPAGPSRPFEPFGRDPEPGNALWIGLAGPAAPYPRLSLGFVVVAAPPAPAASGGAAPLPLPPAPLLRWDVLDGSRLVPAEVIRDSTAGLGADGTVELRVPRSWQPGSPSGTRPRLRWLRLRIAHGAFAGPAPVLSGLRLNVVAATAARTIRDEPLQPVQDPAATGRRRMKLSQVPILAGSVVIEVDDDTGGDVFGTTAGTASRWREVESLAGYGADDRVFTVDHESGEVTFGDGVSGAAVPPGFRNVRAVRYRVGGGSAGAVAAGAVNGVVTALPFVTGVGNPFPASGGTDAEPDADAMRRGAGELRARGRAVAPADYGQLATRAPGASVARARGVPGLHPDFAGVPIPGVVGVLVVPPLPPGGDAGEPPVPTAATLRAVADFLIREAAPAGVTVVAAPAPYRRVAVESWVSLDPDLDRAAVLARAGDAVRTYLDPLRGGEDGAGWPFGGALRHTALVRRLLAVDGVLAVTRLALTVDGVRRPPCTDHLLPPHTLIWPERPLLIPVGDRP from the coding sequence ATGACAGGCGACGTGTGGTGGGAGAAGGACGCGCGCGAACGGGAGCGGGAGGACGGGCGGATCGTGCCCGGCCCCGGCCCGACCGGCGTTCAGCCCGAACTGGTCGACGCGACCCGCGAGGCCGTCCGCGCCGACGTCCGCGCCCGGATCGCGGGCTACACCCCGGACTGGACCGACCCCGACCGGCAGGACGCCGGTGTTGCCCTCGTCCGCCTCTTCGGCACCCAGGCCGAACCCGTGCTCGGCCGCGTCAACCGGCTGCCGGAAAAGGTCCTGGCCGAACATCTGGCGACGGCGGGGGTGCGCCGGCGTCCGGCCGGTGCGGCGGCGGCGCTCCTGGAGTTCACCGTCAACCCGCCGGACGGCGCCTCCGTGCTCGTCCCCGCCGGGTTCCAGAGCGCGGCCTCGACCCCGGCCGGGCAGGTCGTCTACGAGACGGACCAGGACCTGTACGCCACCCCGGCCACTCTCGCCGACCTCGCCGTTCAGGAGGCCGGAACGCTGCAGGCCCTGCCGCTGGGGCCGGCCGGGCCCAGCCGCCCCTTCGAGCCCTTCGGCCGCGACCCGGAGCCCGGCAACGCGCTGTGGATCGGACTCGCCGGACCGGCCGCCCCCTACCCGCGGCTGTCGCTGGGCTTCGTGGTCGTCGCCGCACCCCCCGCCCCCGCGGCCTCCGGCGGCGCGGCGCCCCTGCCACTGCCGCCCGCGCCGCTGCTGCGCTGGGACGTGCTGGACGGCTCCCGGCTCGTACCGGCCGAGGTGATACGGGACTCCACGGCCGGGCTCGGCGCCGATGGGACCGTCGAGCTGAGGGTCCCCCGCTCCTGGCAGCCGGGCAGTCCCTCCGGCACCCGCCCCCGGCTGCGCTGGCTGCGCCTGCGAATCGCGCACGGCGCCTTCGCCGGACCGGCCCCGGTGCTCTCCGGACTGCGGCTGAACGTGGTCGCCGCCACCGCCGCCCGCACCATCCGGGACGAGCCGCTGCAGCCCGTCCAGGACCCCGCGGCGACCGGGCGGCGTCGCATGAAGCTCAGTCAGGTGCCCATCCTCGCCGGGTCGGTGGTCATCGAGGTCGACGACGACACGGGCGGCGATGTGTTCGGCACCACGGCCGGCACCGCGTCCCGGTGGCGTGAGGTGGAGAGCCTGGCCGGGTACGGCGCCGACGACCGGGTGTTCACCGTGGACCACGAGAGCGGCGAGGTGACCTTCGGGGACGGGGTCAGCGGCGCGGCCGTTCCGCCCGGCTTCCGCAACGTCCGCGCCGTGCGCTACCGCGTGGGCGGCGGCAGCGCCGGCGCCGTGGCGGCGGGCGCGGTGAACGGGGTGGTGACCGCGCTGCCGTTCGTCACCGGCGTGGGCAACCCGTTCCCGGCCTCCGGCGGCACGGACGCCGAACCCGACGCCGACGCCATGCGCCGCGGCGCCGGTGAACTGCGGGCCCGCGGCCGGGCCGTGGCCCCGGCCGACTACGGGCAGCTCGCCACCCGCGCGCCCGGCGCCTCGGTGGCGCGCGCCCGGGGCGTGCCCGGCCTCCACCCCGACTTCGCCGGGGTGCCGATCCCCGGCGTGGTGGGAGTCCTCGTCGTACCGCCGCTGCCGCCGGGTGGCGACGCGGGCGAACCGCCGGTCCCCACCGCCGCGACCCTGCGGGCCGTCGCCGACTTCCTCATCCGTGAAGCCGCCCCCGCCGGAGTCACGGTGGTCGCCGCCCCCGCGCCGTACCGCCGCGTCGCCGTGGAGTCCTGGGTCTCCCTCGACCCCGACCTCGACCGGGCCGCGGTCCTGGCCCGGGCCGGGGACGCGGTGCGCACCTACCTGGATCCGCTGCGCGGCGGGGAGGACGGCGCGGGCTGGCCGTTCGGCGGCGCGCTGCGCCACACCGCGCTGGTCCGGCGGCTGCTGGCGGTCGACGGAGTGCTGGCCGTCACCCGGCTCGCGCTCACCGTCGACGGGGTGCGCCGCCCGCCCTGCACCGACCACCTCCTCCCGCCCCACACCCTGATCTGGCCGGAGCGCCCGCTGCTGATCCCGGTAGGAGACCGGCCATGA
- a CDS encoding putative baseplate assembly protein: MTLPAPKLDDLTWADMMAAIRRRIPAESDGTWTLHAPVDPGVTLLELFAYLLEQRLYWLDQVPDALVVAILRLLGLEPPRPARPAATVLRLAARQEGTDVPVVPAGTALTRDPSGQVVFTLDDAVAVLPLAEGGEVTVWTDRDRTADLRARRGIALLASDGAPAQVRFTLPLTGAHPAPGPIGLLVELDAPAASVPSWLPGAAADVPPPAELTWSWFRPGTEVSGGFEKVEDGTAGLRRSGVVRLHPPAGWTTRDTGLLVSTPAATYPAPPRLLQLAVNVSAAHHRTHRTVSGGELREQIDAWLRLPGQHLVLPDAAGRLLEATLRLAGQGWQPVPDFTFGAPADRIFVLDRAEGALVFGDGLTGRIPRPDPDAHIDYVTGGGRGGNGGMTGNWRPADDLPAPRAAVSAANLVRAEGGADPETITEARQRAAASLGEVTRAVTADDHVTLARTTPGVAIARAHPAVGEHPGFPCATVPGAVTVHIVPAAPRDDLTREDFVAAPLPDPGTLRAAAARLEQARLLTSEVFVRGPRYREVALRVTLSGDPADRTRVSTALTAALRRYLDPLVGGEDQDGWPFGQPLPPSALLRAAQRSLGDLADIAAVAIGLDGAEPAEECDEVPLGAGELPVLRTVHTRIVPAAEPGEGLA; encoded by the coding sequence ATGACCCTGCCCGCACCGAAGCTGGACGACCTCACCTGGGCCGACATGATGGCGGCCATCCGCCGCCGGATCCCCGCCGAGTCCGACGGCACCTGGACGCTGCACGCGCCCGTCGACCCGGGCGTCACCCTCCTGGAACTCTTCGCCTACCTCCTCGAACAGCGGCTGTACTGGCTCGATCAGGTGCCGGACGCGCTCGTGGTCGCCATACTGCGACTGCTCGGCCTCGAACCGCCCCGCCCCGCCCGCCCCGCCGCCACCGTGCTGCGCCTCGCCGCCCGGCAGGAGGGCACCGACGTCCCCGTGGTCCCCGCCGGGACGGCGCTGACCCGGGACCCCAGCGGGCAGGTGGTCTTCACCCTCGACGACGCCGTGGCCGTCCTCCCGCTCGCCGAGGGCGGTGAGGTCACCGTGTGGACCGACCGCGACCGCACGGCGGACCTGCGGGCCCGCCGCGGTATCGCGCTGCTGGCGAGCGACGGAGCCCCGGCACAGGTCCGGTTCACCCTGCCGCTCACCGGGGCGCACCCCGCGCCCGGCCCGATCGGCCTGCTCGTCGAACTGGACGCGCCCGCCGCGTCCGTGCCCTCGTGGCTGCCCGGGGCGGCCGCCGACGTACCGCCTCCGGCGGAGCTGACCTGGTCCTGGTTCCGGCCGGGCACGGAGGTCTCCGGCGGGTTCGAGAAGGTCGAGGACGGCACGGCGGGGCTCAGACGCTCCGGTGTCGTCCGGCTCCATCCCCCGGCCGGCTGGACCACGCGGGACACCGGGCTCCTGGTCTCGACCCCGGCGGCCACCTACCCGGCCCCGCCCCGCCTCCTCCAGCTCGCCGTCAACGTGTCCGCCGCGCACCACCGTACGCACCGCACCGTGAGCGGCGGCGAGCTTCGCGAGCAGATCGACGCCTGGCTCAGACTGCCCGGCCAGCATCTCGTCCTGCCGGACGCCGCGGGCCGCCTCCTGGAGGCCACCCTGCGGCTGGCGGGCCAGGGGTGGCAGCCGGTGCCGGACTTCACCTTCGGCGCACCGGCCGACCGGATCTTCGTGCTCGACCGGGCCGAGGGCGCGCTGGTGTTCGGCGACGGACTCACCGGGCGCATCCCCCGCCCGGACCCGGACGCGCACATCGACTACGTGACCGGCGGCGGCCGGGGCGGCAACGGCGGCATGACGGGCAACTGGCGGCCGGCCGACGACCTTCCGGCCCCGCGGGCAGCGGTCTCGGCCGCCAACCTCGTCCGGGCCGAAGGCGGCGCCGACCCGGAGACGATCACCGAGGCGCGCCAACGCGCTGCCGCTTCCCTGGGCGAGGTGACCCGCGCGGTTACCGCCGACGACCACGTCACCCTGGCCCGCACCACACCCGGCGTCGCCATCGCCCGCGCCCACCCGGCCGTCGGCGAACACCCCGGCTTCCCCTGCGCCACCGTGCCCGGTGCGGTGACCGTCCACATCGTCCCGGCCGCGCCCCGCGACGACCTCACCCGCGAGGACTTCGTCGCCGCGCCGCTGCCCGACCCGGGCACCCTGCGCGCGGCCGCCGCCCGCCTCGAACAGGCACGGCTGCTCACCTCCGAGGTCTTCGTCCGCGGGCCCCGCTACCGCGAGGTGGCGCTGCGCGTCACCCTGTCCGGCGACCCGGCCGACCGCACCCGCGTGTCCACCGCCCTCACCGCCGCGCTGCGCCGCTACCTCGACCCGCTGGTGGGCGGTGAGGACCAGGACGGCTGGCCGTTCGGACAGCCGCTGCCGCCCTCGGCCCTGCTGCGGGCCGCGCAGCGGTCGCTGGGCGACCTCGCGGACATCGCCGCCGTGGCGATCGGCCTGGACGGGGCCGAACCGGCCGAGGAGTGCGACGAGGTGCCGCTCGGCGCGGGGGAGCTGCCCGTCCTGCGGACGGTCCACACCCGGATCGTGCCCGCCGCCGAACCGGGGGAGGGGCTGGCATGA
- a CDS encoding GPW/gp25 family protein, whose protein sequence is MSEEFLGTGWRFPILPDASGRLGYAVGEESIEHCLRALLLTGTGERVMRPELGTRAHELVFAPGSVQNLRDLEQSIAAAVRDHEPRVELEEVRAEADPADESRITVSVVYRIRRSNTKANLVFPFYTGLTGFTGGGS, encoded by the coding sequence ATGAGCGAGGAGTTCCTCGGGACCGGCTGGCGGTTCCCGATCCTGCCCGACGCGTCCGGGCGGCTCGGGTACGCCGTCGGGGAGGAGAGCATCGAGCACTGTCTGCGGGCGCTGCTGCTCACCGGCACCGGCGAGCGGGTGATGCGGCCCGAACTGGGCACCCGCGCGCACGAGTTGGTGTTCGCGCCCGGCAGTGTGCAGAACCTGCGCGACCTGGAGCAGTCGATCGCCGCCGCCGTCCGTGACCATGAGCCACGGGTGGAACTGGAGGAGGTCCGCGCGGAGGCCGATCCGGCCGATGAGTCGCGGATCACCGTCTCGGTCGTGTACCGCATCCGGCGCAGCAACACCAAGGCGAACCTGGTGTTCCCGTTCTACACCGGACTCACCGGCTTCACCGGGGGCGGCTCATGA
- a CDS encoding phage baseplate assembly protein V: MRGTPRARSTDKRYYGVVEALVVENEGDDEGQVKLKFPWFDDTTVTDWVRVGQLYAGGGYGSVFVPEKGDEVLVAFVHGDMRYPIVLGGLYNGEDKPPTARTEGRDQKMIRTRHGHEVLFDDTESKAAVRITSAAGHVVELDDQGKALRITAAEGGSVTVTAQGEITLKAPRVTLDSPSIDLGGGATEPLVLGNALLQAFNTHTHPSAAGPTGPPTPPLTPAVLAKKARTA; this comes from the coding sequence ATGAGGGGCACGCCACGCGCCCGCTCCACCGACAAGCGCTACTACGGCGTCGTCGAAGCGCTCGTCGTGGAGAACGAGGGCGATGACGAGGGCCAGGTCAAGCTGAAGTTCCCCTGGTTCGACGACACCACGGTCACCGACTGGGTCCGGGTCGGCCAGCTGTACGCGGGCGGCGGCTACGGCTCGGTGTTCGTCCCCGAGAAGGGCGATGAGGTGCTCGTCGCCTTCGTCCACGGCGACATGCGGTACCCGATCGTGCTCGGCGGCCTCTACAACGGCGAGGACAAACCGCCGACCGCCCGCACCGAGGGCCGCGACCAGAAGATGATCCGGACCCGGCACGGCCATGAAGTGCTCTTCGACGACACCGAATCCAAGGCCGCCGTACGCATCACCTCCGCCGCCGGGCATGTGGTGGAACTGGACGACCAGGGCAAGGCGCTGCGGATCACCGCGGCCGAGGGCGGCAGCGTCACCGTGACCGCGCAGGGCGAGATCACCCTCAAGGCGCCCAGGGTGACACTCGATTCCCCCTCCATCGACCTCGGCGGCGGCGCCACCGAACCACTCGTGCTCGGCAACGCGCTGCTCCAGGCGTTCAACACCCACACCCACCCCTCCGCCGCCGGGCCGACCGGCCCGCCCACCCCGCCGCTCACTCCCGCCGTACTGGCCAAGAAGGCGAGGACGGCATGA
- a CDS encoding phage late control D family protein, with product MSTPTPEVASPDRYAPEFDVRIEGLEMDPSTKNDIIDIKVNRDIDELSGFDLTLNNWDDANLRFKHSDSPRFRLGGRVSVRLGYADKLLTVATGTISTLSPKFTDGASPTVQVSGVDGLLRLKDRKPTENETKIYRNLPDWRIAEQIAQRNHLRIEVTREGPTHVRVVQKNQDDATFLLERAKRLDFDCYILPDPKTGEDTLYFIKPTDGRDGRPIRLYRLAYAPGLSTGPTGRPAGLIPNLIEFTPTLTVSQQVSKVTVRGWDPRTKQAIAFTATAENLPAGQNTADGQSGPQAAESTLQGRQEVVVDAPVGSDQEARELAISLLRERAYEFITATGKVAGLPELRPGDNLEIYGLGRRFSGTYFVKRVEHTLNTSGFFTQFTARRIHQGDQ from the coding sequence ATGAGCACTCCCACACCCGAGGTCGCGTCGCCCGACCGGTACGCGCCCGAGTTCGACGTGCGCATCGAGGGCCTGGAGATGGACCCGTCCACCAAGAACGACATCATCGACATCAAGGTGAACCGGGACATCGACGAGTTGTCCGGGTTCGACCTCACCCTGAACAACTGGGACGACGCCAATCTGCGGTTCAAGCACAGCGATTCGCCGCGCTTCCGGCTCGGCGGCCGGGTCTCGGTGCGGCTCGGCTACGCCGACAAGCTGCTGACCGTCGCCACCGGCACCATCTCCACGCTCAGCCCGAAGTTCACCGACGGCGCCTCGCCCACCGTCCAGGTCAGCGGGGTGGACGGGCTGCTGCGGCTCAAGGACCGCAAGCCCACCGAGAACGAGACCAAGATCTACCGCAATCTGCCCGACTGGCGGATCGCCGAGCAGATCGCCCAGCGCAACCATCTGCGCATCGAGGTCACCAGGGAAGGGCCCACCCACGTCCGGGTGGTGCAGAAGAACCAGGACGACGCGACGTTCCTGCTGGAGCGGGCCAAGCGGCTCGACTTCGACTGCTACATCCTCCCCGACCCGAAGACCGGCGAGGACACGCTGTACTTCATCAAGCCGACCGACGGCCGCGACGGCCGCCCGATCCGGCTGTACCGGCTGGCGTACGCGCCGGGGCTGAGCACCGGCCCCACCGGCCGGCCCGCGGGGCTGATCCCCAACCTGATCGAGTTCACCCCCACCCTGACCGTCTCCCAGCAGGTCAGCAAGGTCACCGTGCGCGGCTGGGACCCCCGCACCAAACAGGCCATCGCGTTCACCGCGACCGCCGAGAACCTTCCCGCCGGGCAGAACACGGCCGATGGGCAGAGCGGGCCGCAGGCCGCCGAGTCCACGCTGCAGGGCCGCCAGGAGGTCGTCGTCGACGCGCCCGTCGGCAGCGACCAGGAGGCCCGCGAACTGGCGATCAGCCTGCTGCGCGAGCGGGCGTACGAGTTCATCACCGCGACGGGCAAGGTGGCGGGCCTGCCCGAGCTGCGGCCCGGGGACAACCTGGAGATCTACGGCCTCGGCCGCCGCTTCTCGGGCACCTACTTCGTCAAACGGGTCGAGCACACCCTCAACACCAGTGGTTTCTTCACCCAGTTCACCGCTCGGCGGATCCATCAGGGGGACCAGTGA
- a CDS encoding CIS tube protein, which produces MSVTPVSFARQGAAKARLEIVRPVIPDERQRRIPLRFNPTDYKLSKSNTFAEITIPGLETPPLQYVRGGTETLTVQALVDTSDTLENVRKLYVNAVRNLLRPDSREHAPPVVRFVWDEEVFTGVVEKLDVNYQLFRPDGVPLRAMLDLSLKEFRTAAVQVAETPRSSPTVEKSYVVRRGDTLSSISAALYRRPDAWRELARANGISDPRELQPGRVLTVPRLP; this is translated from the coding sequence GTGAGTGTGACGCCCGTGTCCTTCGCCCGGCAGGGTGCCGCCAAGGCCCGGCTGGAGATCGTCCGCCCGGTGATCCCCGACGAGCGGCAGCGGCGGATTCCGCTGCGGTTCAACCCCACCGACTACAAGCTCAGCAAGAGCAACACCTTCGCCGAGATCACCATCCCCGGCCTGGAGACACCGCCCCTGCAGTACGTCCGCGGCGGCACCGAGACCCTCACCGTGCAGGCGCTGGTGGACACCTCCGACACCCTGGAGAACGTACGGAAGCTCTACGTCAACGCGGTGCGCAACCTCCTGCGGCCCGACAGCCGTGAACACGCCCCGCCGGTCGTCCGGTTCGTCTGGGACGAAGAGGTGTTCACCGGCGTCGTGGAGAAGCTGGACGTCAACTACCAGCTCTTCCGGCCGGACGGTGTGCCGCTGCGGGCCATGCTGGACCTCTCGCTCAAGGAGTTCCGCACCGCCGCCGTGCAGGTCGCCGAGACACCGCGCTCGTCGCCCACGGTGGAGAAGAGCTATGTGGTGCGCCGCGGCGACACGCTCAGCTCCATCTCCGCCGCGCTCTACCGGCGGCCCGACGCCTGGCGGGAGCTGGCCCGCGCCAATGGCATCAGCGACCCGCGGGAGCTGCAGCCCGGCCGTGTGCTGACCGTGCCCCGGCTGCCGTGA
- a CDS encoding putative phage tail protein, whose amino-acid sequence MTIHHLEVRFQVDGDDGAVFTRLFNQHIQAWAKLYEDQCARAQHTKDERSFGDGEVQL is encoded by the coding sequence GTGACCATTCACCATCTCGAGGTCCGGTTCCAGGTGGACGGCGACGACGGCGCCGTGTTCACCCGCCTGTTCAACCAGCACATCCAGGCCTGGGCGAAGTTGTACGAGGACCAGTGCGCGCGCGCCCAACACACCAAGGACGAACGCAGTTTCGGCGACGGGGAGGTGCAGCTGTGA
- a CDS encoding phage tail protein — protein MSLDPLPKYRFLVTLDPGDAYLPAAQALLLPLAASGAFQEVTGLGAQLEVTSYAEGGRNDSVHQLPLRHSWNRITLKRGVVRDPGLWSWYQAGLADSLGARRDGAVLVLGPDGVPGAAWAFHGGLAAKWTGPDLHAEQNAIAIESLEIAHEGLTKVLQDAAASALPRLSRGR, from the coding sequence ATGAGCCTGGATCCGCTGCCGAAATACCGCTTCCTGGTCACCCTCGACCCCGGCGACGCGTATCTGCCGGCCGCGCAGGCGCTGCTGCTGCCCCTGGCCGCCTCCGGCGCGTTCCAGGAGGTCACCGGGCTCGGCGCACAGCTGGAGGTGACGAGCTACGCGGAGGGCGGCCGCAACGACTCGGTCCACCAACTGCCGCTGCGCCACTCATGGAACCGCATCACGCTCAAGCGCGGCGTGGTGCGCGACCCGGGGCTGTGGTCCTGGTACCAGGCCGGGCTCGCCGACTCGCTGGGCGCCCGCCGCGACGGCGCGGTGCTCGTACTCGGCCCGGACGGGGTGCCCGGCGCGGCGTGGGCCTTCCACGGCGGGCTCGCCGCCAAGTGGACCGGCCCGGACTTGCACGCGGAGCAGAACGCGATCGCCATCGAGTCGCTGGAGATCGCGCACGAGGGGCTGACGAAGGTCCTGCAGGACGCCGCCGCGAGCGCCTTGCCGCGCCTGAGCCGAGGGAGGTGA